The Xiphophorus hellerii strain 12219 chromosome 6, Xiphophorus_hellerii-4.1, whole genome shotgun sequence genomic interval TTGCTTGTAaggtaacaaaatgtaaaaaagtttgGGAAACATTACTATTTTTGGAAGGCGCCTTATCTTGTATTTATTCGCCAAGTTAATAATTAGCAAGTAAATCCACTAATtgtaccattttatagcactaCAAAGTCACtgtgttaacttcagttgttataaaaatgctgtataaaagaaatttaactctTTTTATAATTGGGactctgtctttttaagaaacTTCTGGTCTTTCTGAAACTTTCATAAAGTCAtgacaacatggctcctctgttaactcTTTAACGTCTTTACCAGCAttacactgagaagtagctcctataatgagctcaacagATGTGTAGTTCCACCAgttgtttgctaactgctgctggctagtctgaaggagccgaatGGGGGagttgtggggaaaaaaatcccacacATGCTCCAGGAAATAAACCATATTTCTTACAAGTTAATTGAGGCACAAACAAAGAGAATGGAGGATTCTTCCtaaatttaaagctaaaaacgTAGATTTGCATGAAGGTTTCCAATGAACTTCAActtcaaacagaaataatctcCTAACATGTGTGTTTGTTCTAAAACTACAACTCAACTACATGTAGGGAAACTGGAGCCCTGTCAAGGGAAgtgtgtatgagtgtgtgtggcGCTCTGACCTGAAAGTCCTGACCAGGTTGTTCAGGTCCGTGGAGAGGTCACTCATGGTGAGGCCCACCGGACCTACGATGTTCCTGAGACTGTGCAATACATTCTGAGGTTAAAActaataaacaatattaaaaaaaagatcatgtTCATATAATACAGTTGTGATAAcacatacatatacatacatacacacacacaaacgtacCAGCTGCTGAGTTTCTCCACTGTAATCCGTTTCTGGATGAGGTTCTGAGCCTGGGAATCAATCAGCGGCAAAACTGGATCCTTTGATTCTGTCTCCTGCATAACACACAACATACAGCACTCAGTTCAATCAGATATGCGAACACTCACCATATGAAACATACATacaggcctgttgcaataagcaataaatcaaaaatgatgaattaaaacaagatcaataatttccatttgtaaaaatttaccatttttctcttttctctctttctaccaaaaaccagatgacagaagttttcagtttggtgcgttggtctcaactagccctatttgtttacagagacatcataattcattttatttgttgtttctgttgttttgtttattcattttggatatttaaaatgtcttccagttccagtgtcagatgttcattagaattgaaagtttatCGATCTTTGAGTTGCTGAagatgtgctatataaataaaattacattacctaccctttgagaatgtgtttttgcattatacTGCCTTTACCATTACCGCCTAGACTGTTTCAGGTCTATTGGAATTACATGAATTACAAAATTATGATAGAtaatttttgcatatttaaaaaaagagtattatgaaaatctgactttttttgacatttgcatACTAAGATATTGTTTTCTGTATCaaaagtaggcctgtcacgatagcaaatttagctgaacgattaattgtctcaaaaattattgcgataaacgataatattgtttgaagacctttttacactgatttaatggaaatgacgtaataatgcatgtgatttcctgccaaagatagatacactttattttcaaaagaacactaaacactggaactgataaacaaaataaacaaaacaaccaaaaataaaatggattctcagtcttcattaacaaaaaatttacttgaaaagaaactaaacaacataaagccaaagtggaaataaatactgcattcaaccaaaagactgcagattatgaagtctgtatattatgttgcccttcagtaataagggcaacataatatacagaaatagagaagatgggcacatcgactacctgttgcaataattcacactacatgattttttgctcctatttttccccttacaacaatcttagaacgttggtcgttctaagattgtgtggtgtgttatcgtagatcgtcgttgcagctccgatctaaatcaggggtttttccccactgggagcttaacgcagcctgttgaatgtgacaggcagccaatcagaaagcgcggattctcctccctgctttctgaggggaaattacagatgggaatcccaaacagctgacacagcgcaacccgaagtccagcggacattagagatgatatgtggaaacaacattaatgtttattcaacatgcaaagaatatagaaatgacaagaggaggaggtgaagcgaaattgctactgcagttgataaacccggtaacttttcagctgttcttcgttaacaaataggttataatgattttcattcagtcaggactttacgctgacactagccacatgcattgcaggtagattgtagtaaagcattgattaatgcctggttttaaaattagttcactgaacttgtagccattattttgtgcccattgttggacaccacatggcaggaacgaacccgatcgaaccgttatatctaggatttctgtcggctaatgtgtggtctctcaggttttgaaaatgggccgacaatcggccgacagctctaagatcgtgtcgtgtgcgctgggctttacactaaggaaatgaggaagggagggtcagtggagagcaccggagcagagccctttttcattcagtgtcattaacagaaagagaaaaaggccggaagagacgataatgccgataattaaaatgacgtcgatagttttaatttattgtacgattaattgatttatcgtttatcgcgacaggcctaatcaaaagtgaaaaaagtggatcggtgcatccccaCTTTATACAGAATGACGCAAAGTTCCACCATGCCATCTGTCCAGCAGCAGTGTTCCTCCGCTCACCTTGCTGGGCGTTATCTCCTCCTCAGGCAGAATCCACGTCCCTCTGTAAAACTCTgtgactctgagctgcagtCGCTCAGTCTCCTTCCACAGCGTCTCGTAGTCCGGAGCTGCAGCCGACCGCCCCCTGTCCTGCTCTTCGGCGCCTGGCTCCGTCACGTCGTCGTCCTCGAGGTCATCTTCGTCCAGCTCCTCTTTCTGCGTTTCCTTTATGTTGGAGAATGGGGATCCCAGAGAATGGTCGGCTCCGTACAGGAAGCTCAGAGTGTCGTCTGTGCACCACTCCTTTAGCGTCCTCTTCAGGCACGCCAGCAGATTGAGCCGCACCGTGTCAGGATTGGCTTCTCCAGTGTGGGTGTTCAGGAGATCCCGCAGCCCAGCTGCTCCTCTCTGGCTCATCCCCACCTGGGTGATGCTGAGAGCCGCCAGGTTTGGAGCCTGTTTGCTTCCAGCTTCCAGCAGGTCAGAGTTGGGATGGACTCTCTCTGACACGCTACACTCGTTCAGCTTTGCTGTGGCCTCCTCCACAGGCCTGTTCTCAGGAGACGCATCATCTCCTCCTGCTCTCCCCCTCTCCTCTGGGTCGTCGATATGTCGCTGCTCGCTCTGCTTCCCGTCTCCGTCTGTGTGTTTGGGCAGGTCAGCCCAGCTCACCTGGACTTTCCGGTGCTGGGGGACCACGCTGGAGACGAAGTCCTGCTCCTGTTCGCTGTCGCTGCTTTGACTGAGGTCACTTCCTGCGGCGCTGCGCTCAGAGCCAGGAGGGTCCTGAGGCGGGGCAGCCAGGGGGTCCTCAATGTCCTCCTCTTTGAGGCACCTCTCGGACAGCAGCACCTCCTCACCAGAGCTCCCACTGGAcggacacacacgcacacagaacACACCTTCAGTCTACTTAAAACCTCAACTCAAATTGATgcaaaaactgattttcagGTGTATTTTCAATTGTAGGaaataaaagacatttatcCTTAATAACTAGGAGTGCACcgattttcttcattttgggCCATCAGCCGATTCTTAGATGTGAAggaggaggagtgaatgctgcaagtcaatgactcaaTACAATGTGGGTTTCCTTGGAAATCTTTTAATCTGCTTTGAACAATTAGGATCTATTGGACTGTTTGTGTGATTGAATTGGAAAGacttttttagccttttttgtCAATTGGCGCGATATAGATAAACTAAACTTGAAACTGATCTCATCAAACTCCGCAAAGGTCAGAAAAGAACATTCTAAATTCAAGTATATTTGAGTCATGTGCAGTTCATATCATTTGATGGgttttgttcagtgtttttctataaaataagATTGGAATATTGCGGGTGCCTGGTGACATTATAACACCTGACAGtgtcagcaggtcaggctttttaaagatcatgatcagccagaaaactgcatttaGTGCAACCctagtttttattagctttaGTACATCAACTGCTTCGAATTGTTAAAATTGATATTTAACGTATGTCCAAATATATCAAAAAATACTCATaggcagttttttttcacatgactTTAGCTCACTGTGTGGAAATCTAAAAGCAGCAGTACATACCCATCTCCTTTCTTCAGCAACCTCACCTCTGGGGGACTGCCGAGAgacataaagcaaaaacaatgtgTTTTACATTCCAAAATGGTTTTCTgagaacagagaaaagaaaagaagccgCGCACCTTTCATGCTGCCTGAGCCAAAGAGGCGTCTTCGATATCTGCAGCTCATAGTGTTTGGAAGCTTTGTAGCAGAAGTTGCTGCAAAAACACTAGACACAAACAGGAGTGCAGCTTTATAAATATGTCTCTGAAAAAATGACCTGATAATagtaaggaaaaataaaaagaactcaCCTTTCGCTCTGTGATGTCATAAACCCGGTTTGTTTTGGTAGATATTTTAAACCGTTGGTTTGGGATCTAGAGATTGAACAGTGTAGATGAGTCATGACAAAGTGAATCTGAACTTTTTAATTGTAGAGTTGTAGTAAGTTCACAGGTCAGGGAAGACCAGGCTAAGAGTTCTACCTTGCCCAGTTTGTTTGGACATACAGGATAACCACAGAGTTTGGCGATGAATCTCTCCTCCACAGTGTCTTTGTAGTTAGCAGGAGTTATGAGCTTGGCCTgtgaggaagagagaaagaaagtgaaacatgatatttttcatttatttattttcaaaagaggAACTTCCACATCTCTAAATATGAATTGTTGGTCCTATTACACCTCTTTCAAGCATAAGAGGATGACGCaatcagcagctgtttgcaGTAAATATAGCTGTTGGTACACGTTTGATTGGTACTGTGTGACATGAAGAAACAGCCATCACCATTGATAATGACGCTATGAAGAAGCTTCACTTTATGactgaataaagtatttttgagctGAACCATTTCAgtcaaatacaacaaaaacatggcTGCCCTGATTTTTAGAAATTAGCTTCAGgcacataaaattaaaaacattggtGAAGTAGTTTGTCCTGACAGCCCATGCTACCTGCTAAGTCATACCAAAGTTGTTTTctgttaatgtattttacaatGACAGAATGCTTATGCCACTTTTGTCACATAGAAcaaaaaagctgaataaatatCCACAAATAGTGGACAGTCCAGATTCATTGAATGATGTTGTCTCACATTCCTCAGACATATACAGTGaaatataaatcaatataaagAAAGTAAGATCAGATACATACACAGTCAATCAGGAAGTCTTCAGCCACGCTGTCCTCTAGGAGGCGCTCCACTACCTTCAGGGCTCTCCTCTCCAGCTCCAGCTTCTCCCTCAGCCTCTCCTTCACTTCCTCTCTCCTGATAAATAAAGCACATGTTGACATTTCCCAAATACTGTCTGAGCTGTGAGCCTGAAAGGCTTACTAGCGTAAACTGTTTTCACACCTCCTCGCTTCTTCTTCGGCGGTCCGTACTTTGACGCATTTCCCACCTGTTAGGCAAACCAGAACAGAGTTAAAGATACTTTCCTCTGGTATCATTCTCTCCACCAACTGATGCGTCCTGGCCATAAAAACACAGCTGCGTAAAATAGTCTGGCTTTCCACAGACGGAGTTTCATTtaacacagtttttaaaaagcatactaagaaagaaacacaaattctgctctGGGTTTATTTGCACCAATGGCATCACAACAGGCAGCTGATTCTACTTTTAGTCAAAAGTCAGAACTTCCAAGTTACCAATCAGAAATGAAAGAACTACCactgaaatatgaaaattatcTGTGAAACTTGGGGATCTCGCACGATATGGCTGCTGAATAAATTTGTATTGCATTAAAGCAGCAGCACATATAGTGctgtaaacatgtttgttcaGTGTTAGCAACTCAATAATTAGCTAAATACAGTTAGGTTCAACTTGGATGTGATGGGATTTCCAGATCCAAGCGCTAGACAAATTGAAGCACTACTAAACACTGTGGAGCTATGATGTTTGAGAGAAGTCAACATCAGTTtagaaaattcaaattcaaatattttgctGTCATACACAGCTCAACTCCTTTGAAGGTAAAATTTGATGAAAACCTCCAAATAAATAGTGGAAAACAccccagaaaaacacaaatgactTCTTCTGAATTACTCTATCAACTGCTGTATACCTTGTGTGATGTCACTACAGCGCATGAAAACTTGTTTTGGGGAGTTATTACTTTTaactaaattacatttaataaatagaaacacTAACTGTGAAATTTACAACACATGACAAACTATATCTAAAGAGAATTTAACTGAAGTTACAATAAAGTCGGGCACGTAGCTTTAAGTAGCACATAAAGAAGCTAAAAATGGCGGCTacattcatgtttgtttcagcCGGACAGTAACCTGCTCTTCTGTTAGCTTGTTAGCAGCCATAACAAAGCTGCTCTTCAGGCAACAGCCTGAAAATTGGACCTTTTTTGGAGCTTTTAGCAGaacctcctctcctcctcctctcttctgTCTCCATGCTGCCTGTTTTCTCTCCGTTCAACTCTGACCCCGTGACGTTCCCATTGTACGGCAGCCGGTACGGCCGTACCAGTTATTCACGCTGTATTCGGAAAGTGTGTACTTAAGCGTGTGTTTTTATCTGCAACCGGGCTATTTGAGGGCATGAAGAGAAGGTGTGTGACTCTATTTTCTCTGTAATGTACGCTTGTTTTATCCACCGAGGCGGCTTCGTTTCTCCCTGAGCTCAGATCATTCAGAATCAGCAGGACTAGCATCTAGTTTGCTTGAAGCTGCGGGGATTCACTACTTAACCGTAGCCTTAAATAACCTCTTATATGCGTGTATTACACATTCGTCTTGTGCGCGGCGgtataattaattaattattaattctgtcctcttttttttgAAGGATTACTTGGTGAAGATCCAGCCCATGTGAGGACAGTAGAGATGGCTCTGGAGCAGCTCAGTGATGTGGTCCAGAGATGTGTAAGTGCTACTCATGTCCATCTTAACACGCTTTCTTGATTTAGTTTCCAAACACCACATATTCtgggtttttgtgttttcctctgacACAGTCTTCAGCCAAGATCCCCCTCCTTGTCTGAGGCTCCTAAAGGGTGTGAAGCTCTTTGTTCTTCCAGAACATTCTTCCTGTCTTCCAGGAGAGAAGAGGCTTATATGTGTTATGAGGCTTAATATCAGTTTgtgtgattaaaaaagaaaaaatcccaGGTGTAGCAGACAAAGTGAAGAGCAGTTGTTCCTCTTGATCATCTGGTTCAGCCTTATAGGTACAAGGTGTAAGGAAgcaaattatttgatttatttcaattgaaataataaaacaaaacaaaaagaagtaggtgaaagaaaaaaaaaaagtgttctcATTACCCCTTTAATATATAACAATAATTTATAAGTACAAATATGTACAGATTAAGAATGCACCAATTTGAAAATTTTGGACAATGCCAATATTTGATGTTATCGCAAATATGCCCGATAACCAATATTTGCCTGAATTATATATATTTCCCTACCATTGTGACTCTTAAAAAATTGCTGACATTGCTTTTGTGCTTCAGTTAAATTCGCCACAATCCTGTGCGGCTTCGTTACCACCTTCACATGATGAAATGTAAAGAGATggaaacaaacatcagtttgtTTCCATCTCAAATTTTTGCCCagatttatttatactttactgatactgttaaaaaatgactaatattgACCAATACCGATGTTGATGTCTATATATCACGAATCCCTAATTCAGATGACATCAACTGTGTAAAAATGTAGTATCTTTCACATCGGTGCACCGATACTTTTGTAAGAATCGGCCCACTAAATAGCT includes:
- the rpap2 gene encoding putative RNA polymerase II subunit B1 CTD phosphatase rpap2, whose translation is METEERRRRGGSAKSSKKGGKCVKVRTAEEEARRREEVKERLREKLELERRALKVVERLLEDSVAEDFLIDCAKLITPANYKDTVEERFIAKLCGYPVCPNKLGKIPNQRFKISTKTNRVYDITERKCFCSNFCYKASKHYELQISKTPLWLRQHESPPEVRLLKKGDGGSSGEEVLLSERCLKEEDIEDPLAAPPQDPPGSERSAAGSDLSQSSDSEQEQDFVSSVVPQHRKVQVSWADLPKHTDGDGKQSEQRHIDDPEERGRAGGDDASPENRPVEEATAKLNECSVSERVHPNSDLLEAGSKQAPNLAALSITQVGMSQRGAAGLRDLLNTHTGEANPDTVRLNLLACLKRTLKEWCTDDTLSFLYGADHSLGSPFSNIKETQKEELDEDDLEDDDVTEPGAEEQDRGRSAAAPDYETLWKETERLQLRVTEFYRGTWILPEEEITPSKETESKDPVLPLIDSQAQNLIQKRITVEKLSSCLRNIVGPVGLTMSDLSTDLNNLVRTFRFSNTNIIHKTPEWTLIAVVLLHLLSFVSPVVRDALEVLASVQYLNSLMEELGLQQHDLLSVVELFKS